The window GCGCAGCGTCGGCATCGAGCACGAGGGGTTCGTGGACCAGCCGCAGGACTTCACGGCCGCGATGTACGAGGCGTCGGCGCGGCTGTCGGCCGCGATATGCGGGCGGTACCGGATACCGGTGGACCGGACGCACATCATCGGGCATGTGGAGGTGCCCGGCACCGACCACACCGATCCGGGTCCGCACTGGGACTGGGACCGGTACATCGAGCTGGTGCGGGCAGCGGGCGCCCGGTGACAGCGGGGCCCGCCGCCCGGTTCAGCTGAGCCCCGCCGTCCGCGCGCGCTCGACCGCCGGCCCGATCGCCCGGGCGACGTCCTCGACGTCCTGCTTGGTCGATGTGTGTCCGAGCGAGAACCGCAGCGTGCCGCGCGCCAGGTCCGGGTCCGTGCCGGTGGCCAGCAGTACGTGGCTGGGCTGGGCGATTCCCGCCGTGCAGGCGGAGCCGGTGGAGCATTCGATGCCCTGGGCGTCCAACAGCAGGAGCAGGGAGTCCCCCTCGCAGCCGGGGAACGTGAAGTGGGCGTTGGCCGGGAGCCGTCCGCCGGGGGCCGGATCGCCGCCGAGGATGGCGTCGGGAACGGCCGCGAGCACGGCCGCGACCAGTTGGTCGCGGAGTCCGCCGATCTCCCGGGAGAACTCCTCGCGGCCGTCGGCGGCGAGCCGGCCGGCCACCGCGAAGGCCGCGATGGCGGGCACATCCAGGGTCCCGGAGCGCACATGCCGCTCCTGGCCGCCGCCGTGCAGCACGGGTACGGGGGTGTAGGCGCGGCCGAGCAGCAGCGCGCCGATGCCGAACGGGCCGCCGATCTTGTGCGCGCTGACGGTCATGGCGGCCAGTCCCGACCGGGCGAAGTCGACCTCCACCTGACCGAAGGCCTGCACCGCGTCCGAGTGCATCGGCACATCGAACTCACCGGCCACGGCTGCCAGTTCACGCACCGGCATGATGGTGCCGATCTCGTTGTTGGCCCACATCACGGTGACCATCGCGACATCGTCGGGGTTGCGCGCGATCGCCTCGCGCAGCGCGTCCGGGTGGACGCGGCCGTAGGCGTCGACGGGGAGGTATTCGACGGTCGCACCCTCGTGTTCGGCGAGCCAGTCGACGGCGTCGAGCACGGCGTGGTGCTCGACGGGACCGGCGAGTACGCGGGTGCGCCGGGGGTCGGCGTCGCGGCGGGCCCAGTAGAGGCCCTTCACGGCGAGGTTGTCGGCCTCGGTACCGCCGGAGGTGAAGACCACCTCGCTGGGGCGTGCGCCGAGGGCGTCGGCGAGGGTCTCTCTCGACTCCTCGACGGTACGGCGGGCCCGGCGCCCGGCGGCGTGCAGTGAGGACGCGTTACCGGTGACGGCGAGCTGGGCGGTCATCGCCGCGATCGCCTCCGGAAGCATCGGCGTGGTCGCGGCGTGGTCGAGGTAAGCCATGGTGGGCTCGATTCTACGAGCCCGGGGTGGGGCGTATGCCGGGCGCATCGCGGTCCGTACCCGCGCACGGCGGACAGGTGTCGTGTCACCTGCCCGATCCGGAGCCCGAACCGGAGCCCGATCCGGCCGGGGGCGGCGCCACAGGACGCCGTCGGTCAGCTGCCGAAGCTCCAGGAGACGGTGCCGTTTCCGGTGACCAGGAAGGCCAGGACGACGAGGTCGGCGATGCCGAGGGCGAGTCCGAGGAGGGCACGGCCGCGGCGGGTGGTGGAGCGGGCAAGGGCGATGACCGCCATCACGACGGCGATCGGGCCGAGCACGATGTTCATCACAAGGAGGCCGATCAGCCCGAGCACGAAGGAGGCGACGGCCAGACCGTCGGCGTCCCGGGTGCTCTTCCTGCGGCCGACGGGCCGTGCGGCGTCACCCCCGGTGGTGGCGGCTTCCGTGCCGGTGCCGACGCGGCGGGCGAATGCGGTGAGTGTCATGGTGCGGGCTCCTTCATCTCTGTGATTGGCTCGAACGTCGGATCGGAACAGGCCCGATCAGTGGGACCGGCGGTGCGCACTCAGCCGCTCACGGACCGCGAAGATCAGCAGCCAGCAGCCGATCGCGGCGGCGAGGGCGAGGGTCAGCGGGAGCGGAATCTGGACCACCGCCCCGAGGACGACCCCCAGCAGGAGCAGGGCGGCGACGAGGATGACCATGTTCGGCCTTTCTGCGAGTTCTCGGGGCACTCGGACACTCTGCGCTCTGAGCACCCATTTGAGAGTACGAGTGTTCACTGACTTGTCAGTCTAGACCCGTCCACCCCTTCCATGGTCCGGAGAACAGTTGTTTACTGAATGGCATGAGTCACACCGTCGGCATCCGCCAGACCCAGAAGCTGAAAACCCGTCAGGCGCTGCTGGGCGCCGCGCTCCAGCTGCTGGAGCACCAGAGCCTGAGCAGCCTGGGACTGCGCGAGGTGACGCGGGCGGTGGGCGTCACGCCGACCGCCTTCTACCGGCACTTCGACGACACCGCCGCGCTCGGCGTGGCACTCGTCGAGGAAGCGCTCGGCAGCCTGCACGGGGTGATCGGCGCGATCCTCGCCGAGACGGGCGACAGCGAGGCCCGGCTGGACCGCAGCGTCGAGCTGATCACCCGTCATGTACGTGCGCAGCCCGCCCACTTCCGCTTCATCGCCCGTGAACAGCACGGCGGCGTCGGCCAGGTCCGCGAGGCCATAGCGGCCCAACTGCGGCGATTCGCCGAGGAGGTGGCCGAGGCGCTCGCCGCCGAGCCGGAGTCGCGGGGCTGGAGCGACGAGGACCTGCTGATGCTGGGCGGTCTCTACGTCGACCACATGGTGATCACGGCCTCCGCGATGTTGGACGCCGGCCCGGCCGGCGAGGCCCAGGTGGCCGAGGTCACCCGTCGGCGGCTGCGGCTCGTCACCCTCGGCAGACGCCACTGGCTGGACGGCACCGGCGCCTAGCT is drawn from Streptomyces sp. NBC_01717 and contains these coding sequences:
- a CDS encoding cysteine desulfurase family protein, which encodes MAYLDHAATTPMLPEAIAAMTAQLAVTGNASSLHAAGRRARRTVEESRETLADALGARPSEVVFTSGGTEADNLAVKGLYWARRDADPRRTRVLAGPVEHHAVLDAVDWLAEHEGATVEYLPVDAYGRVHPDALREAIARNPDDVAMVTVMWANNEIGTIMPVRELAAVAGEFDVPMHSDAVQAFGQVEVDFARSGLAAMTVSAHKIGGPFGIGALLLGRAYTPVPVLHGGGQERHVRSGTLDVPAIAAFAVAGRLAADGREEFSREIGGLRDQLVAAVLAAVPDAILGGDPAPGGRLPANAHFTFPGCEGDSLLLLLDAQGIECSTGSACTAGIAQPSHVLLATGTDPDLARGTLRFSLGHTSTKQDVEDVARAIGPAVERARTAGLS
- a CDS encoding TetR family transcriptional regulator; protein product: MSHTVGIRQTQKLKTRQALLGAALQLLEHQSLSSLGLREVTRAVGVTPTAFYRHFDDTAALGVALVEEALGSLHGVIGAILAETGDSEARLDRSVELITRHVRAQPAHFRFIAREQHGGVGQVREAIAAQLRRFAEEVAEALAAEPESRGWSDEDLLMLGGLYVDHMVITASAMLDAGPAGEAQVAEVTRRRLRLVTLGRRHWLDGTGA
- a CDS encoding DUF4190 domain-containing protein gives rise to the protein MTLTAFARRVGTGTEAATTGGDAARPVGRRKSTRDADGLAVASFVLGLIGLLVMNIVLGPIAVVMAVIALARSTTRRGRALLGLALGIADLVVLAFLVTGNGTVSWSFGS